Proteins encoded in a region of the Vitis riparia cultivar Riparia Gloire de Montpellier isolate 1030 chromosome 7, EGFV_Vit.rip_1.0, whole genome shotgun sequence genome:
- the LOC117918225 gene encoding desiccation-related protein PCC13-62-like, whose translation YAQKNGYYFSSFFFILPFLLYSRLDIASSAPGCGPQVADDVDRIQFALNLEFLEAEFFLHGALGEGLDQVAPQLAHGGPPPIGARKANLDDVERRIIEEFGYQEVGHLRAITSAVEGLPRPPLDLSPQNFDNIFNQAIGQDLKPPMDPYSNTVNYLLASYAIPYVGLVGYVGTIPSLTNSSSLSLVASLLGVESGQDAVIRALLYKRECEFVEPYNITVAEFTRGISNLRNQLGMCGVKDEGVIVVDPQSGVENKTDSNILSADANSLSYARQPQEILRIVYGTGNESQPGGFLPKGGIGNIAQGYLNS comes from the exons TATGCCCAAAAGAATGGCTACtatttctcatctttcttcttcatcttgccCTTTCTTCTTTATTCGAGACTGGATATAGCAAGCAGTGCTCCCGGCTGTGGACCACAAGTGGCCGATGATGTCGACCGGATTCAATTTGCTCTCAACTTGGAGTTCTTGGAAGCTGAGTTTTTCTTGCATGGCGCCCTAGGTGAAGGGCTCGACCAGGTTGCTCCGCAGTTGGCCCATGGCGGCCCACCTCCAATTGGTGCCAGGAAGGCTAATCTTGATGACGTTGAGCGTCGAATCATCGAGGAGTTTGGTTATCAGGAAGTTGGCCATCTCAG GGCCATCACATCTGCAGTGGAAGGACTCCCAAGGCCTCCATTGGATCTTAGtcctcaaaattttgataatatttttaatcaggCAATTGGACAGGATTTGAAGCCCCCGATGGACCCTTACTCGAACACAGTCAACTATCTCCTAGCAAGCTACGCAATCCCTTATGTTGGACTCGTTGGTTATGTTGGCACCATTCCATCCCTCACCAACTCTTCTTCGCTCAGT CTGGTTGCATCGCTGCTAGGCGTGGAATCAGGGCAGGATGCAGTTATACGGGCATTGCTGTACAAGAGAGAGTGTGAATTTGTGGAACCCTACAACATAACCGTGGCGGAGTTCACACGCGGAATCTCCAATCTAAGGAACCAGCTGGGCATGTGTGGAGTGAAAGATGAAGGGGTCATCGTAGTAGACCCGCAGTCTGGGGTGGAGAACAAGACCGACAGTAACATATTGTCGGCGGATGCCAATTCACTGTCGTATGCGAGGCAACCGCAGGAGATTCTGAGGATTGTGTATGGAACTGGGAATGAGAGCCAGCCTGGAGGCTTCCTTCCAAAGGGTGGAATTGGCAATATTGCACAGGGCTATCTTAATTCTTAA
- the LOC117918718 gene encoding dephospho-CoA kinase isoform X2, with translation MRIVGLTGGIASGKSTVSNLFKVHGIPVVDADLVARDVLKEGSGGWRKVVAAFGNEILLDNGEVDRAKLGQIVFSDPGKRQLLNRLLAPFISSGIFWEVFKLWMKGFKVIVLDVPLLFEAKMDGWTKPIIVVWVDPETQLQRLLARDRTSEEDARNRINAQMSLDLKRSKADIVIDNTGSLEDLNEQFQNVLFQVKRPLTWTEFGLSRQGAFSVLLSVTIGVLICRKFYNNGL, from the exons ATGAGGATTGTAGGATTGACAGGTGGAATCGCATCAGGGAAGAGTACGGTTTCCAATCTCTTCAAGGTCCATGGCATCCCCGTCGTCGACGCGGATCTCGTTGCTCGC GATGTATTGAAGGAAGGTAGTGGAGGTTGGAGGAAGGTTGTTGCAGCAtttggaaatgaaattttgCTTGATAATGGTGAAGTTGACCGGGCAAAATTGGGTCAGATTGTATTTTCTGATCCGGGCAAACGCCAACTGCTCAACCG GCTACTGGCCCCTTTTATATCATCTGGTATTTTTTGGGAAGTTTTCAAGCTATGGATGAAGGGGTTCAAGGTTATTGTTCTTGATGTCCCTTTGTTGTTTGAGGCCAAGATGGACGGCTGGACAAAACCCATTATTGTTGTATGGGTTGATCCTGAAACACAACTTCAGCGACTGTTGGCAAGGGATAGAACATCTGAGGAGGATGCCAGAAACAGGATAAATGCCCAGATGTCACTGGATTTGAAGAGGAGCAAGGCAGACATAGTAATCGATAACACTGGGTCACTGGAGGATCTGAATGAACAGTTCCAGAATGTATTATTTCAGGTCAAAAGGCCCTTGACATGGACTGAATTTGGGCTTTCAAGGCAGGGAGCTTTTTCAGTTCTTCTTTCTGTTACTATAGGTGTTCTCATATgcagaaaattttataataatggTTTATAG
- the LOC117919257 gene encoding bifunctional protein FolD 2, producing the protein MASPDAHKASIIDGKAIAQAIRSEIAEEVRHLSEKYGKVPGLAVVIVGNRKDSQSYVSMKRKACAEVGIKSFDVDLPEQVLESELIGKVHELNALPDVHGILVQLPLPKHINEEKVLSEISLEKDVDGFHPLNIGKLAMKGREPLFLPCTPKGCLELLSRSGISVKGKKAVVVGRSNIVGLPVALLLLKADATVTVVHSHTQDPESIIRDADIVIAAAGQAMMIKGSWIKPGAAVIDVGTNAVNDPSKKSGYRLVGDVDFQEACKVAGWVTPVPGGVGPMTVAMLLKNTLDGAKRVIEQ; encoded by the exons ATGGCCTCGCCGGACGCTCACAAGGCTTCAATCATCGACGGCAAAGCCATCGCTCAGGCGATCCGGTCGGAAATCGCCGAAGAAGTCCGCCATCTCTCCGAGAAGTACGGCAAG GTTCCGGGGCTGGCGGTGGTCATCGTCGGCAACCGGAAGGATTCGCAGAGCTACGTGAGTATGAAGAGAAAGGCGTGTGCCGAAGTTGGTATTAAGTCTTTTGATGTTGACCTGCCGGAGCAAGTATTGGAGTCTGAATTGATCGGCAAGGTCCATGAGTTAAATGCTCTTCCTGATGTACACG GTATACTGGTTCAGCTTCCATTGCCTAAGCATataaatgaagagaaagtatTAAGTGAAATTAGCCTTGAGAAGGATGTTGATGGTTTTCATCCTCTGAACATTGGCAAGCTTGCCATGAAAGGGAGAGAACCTCTGTTCCTTCCTTGCACTCCTAAG GGTTGTCTTGAACTTCTATCCAGGAGTGGTATAAGTGTAAAGGGTAAGAAGGCAGTTGTTGTGGGTCGAAGTAATATAGTTGGATTGCCGGTTGCACTACTACTTCTGAAAGCTGATGCCACTGTTACTGTTGTTCATTCACATACTCAAGATCCAGAGAGTATCATTCGAGATGCAGACATTGTTATTGCTGCAGCAGGACAAGCAATGATG ATTAAGGGCAGCTGGATCAAACCTGGTGCTGCTGTTATTGATGTGGGGACAAATGCTGTTAATGATCCAAGCAAAAAGTCAGGTTATAGGCTTGTAGGAGATGTTGATTTCCAGGAAGCATGTAAGGTAGCTGGATGGGTGACTCCTGTTCCGGGAGGTGTGGGTCCAATGACCGTGGCAATGCTGCTCAAGAATACATTGGATGGTGCAAAGCGTGTGATTGAACAGTAA
- the LOC117918718 gene encoding dephospho-CoA kinase isoform X1, with protein MRIVGLTGGIASGKSTVSNLFKVHGIPVVDADLVARVSDVLKEGSGGWRKVVAAFGNEILLDNGEVDRAKLGQIVFSDPGKRQLLNRLLAPFISSGIFWEVFKLWMKGFKVIVLDVPLLFEAKMDGWTKPIIVVWVDPETQLQRLLARDRTSEEDARNRINAQMSLDLKRSKADIVIDNTGSLEDLNEQFQNVLFQVKRPLTWTEFGLSRQGAFSVLLSVTIGVLICRKFYNNGL; from the exons ATGAGGATTGTAGGATTGACAGGTGGAATCGCATCAGGGAAGAGTACGGTTTCCAATCTCTTCAAGGTCCATGGCATCCCCGTCGTCGACGCGGATCTCGTTGCTCGCGTGAGT GATGTATTGAAGGAAGGTAGTGGAGGTTGGAGGAAGGTTGTTGCAGCAtttggaaatgaaattttgCTTGATAATGGTGAAGTTGACCGGGCAAAATTGGGTCAGATTGTATTTTCTGATCCGGGCAAACGCCAACTGCTCAACCG GCTACTGGCCCCTTTTATATCATCTGGTATTTTTTGGGAAGTTTTCAAGCTATGGATGAAGGGGTTCAAGGTTATTGTTCTTGATGTCCCTTTGTTGTTTGAGGCCAAGATGGACGGCTGGACAAAACCCATTATTGTTGTATGGGTTGATCCTGAAACACAACTTCAGCGACTGTTGGCAAGGGATAGAACATCTGAGGAGGATGCCAGAAACAGGATAAATGCCCAGATGTCACTGGATTTGAAGAGGAGCAAGGCAGACATAGTAATCGATAACACTGGGTCACTGGAGGATCTGAATGAACAGTTCCAGAATGTATTATTTCAGGTCAAAAGGCCCTTGACATGGACTGAATTTGGGCTTTCAAGGCAGGGAGCTTTTTCAGTTCTTCTTTCTGTTACTATAGGTGTTCTCATATgcagaaaattttataataatggTTTATAG
- the LOC117918717 gene encoding heavy metal-associated isoprenylated plant protein 35-like, which translates to MATSPAQDPPQPLKYQTWVLKVSIHCEGCKKKVKKVLHSIDGVYTTVIDSQQHKVTVTGNVDAETLIKKLVKTGKHAELWPEKPDNKENSPGKSKNKKKQHDAKDSNKGNGEGDQKNSADKPENSAKDAKKDDDGAGAKTAPSPDELQGDEGGESEEVDDKTSSSTGGKKKKKKKGQNNNPTNPNPNSGAPPADTEYPVSSPSPAPPPNPPLPTVYPYPALYYPPPVYGLNYNTASFPSTSSYYYRPATPIDPIEELNDEDNKGCSIM; encoded by the exons ATGGCAACATCACCAGCTCAAGATCCTCCACAACCACTCAAATACCAG ACATGGGTCTTGAAGGTTTCCATCCACTGTGAAGGTTGCaagaagaaagtgaagaaagTTCTCCATAGCATCGATG GTGTTTATACAACAGTGATTGATTCTCAGCAACATAAAGTTACAGTCACTGGAAATGTGGACGCAGAGACCCTAATCAAGAAGCTGGTGAAAACTGGAAAACACGCTGAGCTTTGGCCAGAGAAGCCTGACAATAAGGAGAACAGCCCTGGAAAATcaaagaataagaagaaacaACATGATGCCAAAGACAGCAATAAAGGTAACGGTGAGGGTGATCAGAAGAATTCAGCAGATAAGCCTGAAAACTCTGCAAAAGATGCCAAGAAAGATGATGATGGTGCTGGAGCTAAAACTGCTCCCTCTCCTGATGAGCTGCAGggtgatgaaggtggtgaaagTGAGGAGGTTGATGATAAAACCAGTAGCAGCACAGGtggcaaaaagaagaaaaagaagaaggggcAAAACAATAATCCCACCAACCCCAACCCAAACTCTGGCGCTCCGCCAGCTGACACTGAATACCCTGTTTCCAGTCCAAGCCCAGCACCACCTCCGAACCCTCCACTTCCTACCGTATACCCTTACCCAGCTCTGTATTACCCTCCTCCAGTATATGGACTTAACTACAATACGGCATCATTTCCTAGCACAAGCTCTTACTACTATCGCCCTGCAACACCGATTGATCCGATTGAAGAGTTGAATGATGAAGACAACAAAGGGTGCTCAATCATGTGA